Proteins encoded together in one Lathyrus oleraceus cultivar Zhongwan6 chromosome 5, CAAS_Psat_ZW6_1.0, whole genome shotgun sequence window:
- the LOC127083059 gene encoding probable WRKY transcription factor 62, whose amino-acid sequence MENVVWLSTNGKKAIEEELIRGHDMANQLLEVLTFDDKSNISIREVKGSNSQSLSTLIAGDLVRKILKSLTNTLLLLNNNKEFNDVPVSGRDVSISNSYHKMEVDLDGAYKKLKILNTKQQKGSNKRKSISATWEKTTPILIDDGHTWRKYGQKRITKAKYYRSYYRCTHMNDQHCEAMKHVQRTQENPPLYTTTYYGYHTCKSNLEPILSSDDSSVLLSFDNNVLIKQEYQLPPPLPLPLPPLVASIKEDPLKEIHPNQLFLSENILSCNFEVYFDNVKHTTMLLSPESFEFENVYDQFGF is encoded by the exons ATGGAAAATGTTGTTTGGCTTTCTACAAATGGCAAAAAGGCAATAGAAGAAGAGCTTATAAGAGGACATGATATGGCAAATCAATTACTTGAAGTACTAACTTTTGATGATAAGTCAAATATTAGTATTAGGGAAGTCAAAGGGTCAAACTCACAATCATTATCAACCTTAATAGCCGGAGATCTTGTTCGAAAGATACTCAAATCATTGACAAATACTCTTTTGCTTTTGAACAACAATAAAGAGTTCAATGATGTTCCTGTATCAGGTAGAGATGTTTCTATCTCAAATAGTTATCACAAGATGGAGGTTGATTTGGATGGAGCTTACAAGAAACTCAAGATCCTCAACACCAAACAACAAAAAGGGTCGAACAAGAGAAA GTCAATTTCAGCAACTTGGGAAAAGACCACCCCAATATTGATTGATGATGGTCATACATGGAGAAAGTATGGACAAAAAAGGATAACAAAAGCCAAATACTATAG AAGCTACTATAGATGCACACACATGAACGATCAACACTGTGAAGCAATGAAACATGTTCAAAGAACTCAAGAGAATCCTCCATTGTACACTACTACATATTATGGTTATCACACTTGCAAAAGCAATTTGGAACCAATTTTGTCCTCTGATGACTCTTCTGTACTGCTTAGTTTCGATAACAACGTTCTGATTAAACAAGAATACCAGCTTCCACCACCTTTGCCATTGCCATTGCCACCACTTGTTGCTTCAATAAAAGAGGATCCCTTGAAAGAGATTCATCCGAATCAATTGTTCTTATCAGAGAACATCCTGTCATGTAACTTTGAAGTTTATTTCGATAATGTGAAACATACCACTATGCTGTTATCTCCTGAATCATTTGAATTTGAGAATGTTTATGATCAGTTTGGATTTTGA